Proteins found in one Acidobacteriota bacterium genomic segment:
- a CDS encoding SWIM zinc finger family protein, protein MKLKTLTREDILQLADSSEIFHRGTEYAEEGLIYQFSTTPNSISAKLHGNYGNYTVNVREAGTELKSECTCPYDGVVCKHIVGALLYYLDHKDDVAELTIPGIPSALQQTLEDYSRDALLKLILKLAEENPGFQKVLLENISLPASALVSQPKNPALVKRLNKQIDRLLAGVYSYIESGYEGDIEIGELNTVFQEAQALHPVDQIEIFWHTISEMEDLIEEVGLSTSQIETALKYYGEAIAKLQLSHTEKKPFFDQLCEAFDQTLGSYGETVNGIKTALDIICSEPNDYKYLIKKFEKLNSNEASDWIAGYYLTLGDEKAYLKTRTENLREEYQFLELADFWKAKDDQKQYIETLESWLRHLENRPQAVSPTPWLFSYALSKPDGVLKRLADHYEEKGDTVNLVRIFLAMARWSRTSLELYQLLKREASKLGTWSDARAKFFEFAKSDLETQARIHLEEQNWSEALGVAQSAQHHESLKVLVADGIKHHLPKEAIALYEKLVTEYIGRQKREGYHTAATYAEKMKGVYLTVLKDQTTWKTWIAKLREENKRRPALQDEFRKL, encoded by the coding sequence AGGACTAATCTATCAGTTCTCAACAACTCCAAATTCAATTTCCGCCAAACTTCATGGCAACTATGGAAATTACACCGTGAATGTTCGTGAAGCAGGCACCGAACTCAAATCTGAATGTACCTGCCCCTATGACGGTGTTGTTTGTAAGCACATTGTAGGCGCGTTGCTGTATTACCTGGATCATAAGGATGATGTCGCCGAACTTACCATTCCAGGTATCCCCTCGGCACTCCAGCAGACCCTGGAAGATTATTCACGAGATGCGCTCCTCAAACTCATCCTGAAACTGGCGGAAGAAAATCCAGGATTTCAAAAAGTACTGCTTGAGAATATTTCGCTCCCGGCGTCAGCCCTGGTCAGCCAGCCCAAAAACCCGGCGCTGGTCAAACGGTTGAACAAACAGATTGACCGCCTGCTGGCTGGTGTCTATAGCTACATCGAATCTGGATATGAAGGGGACATTGAAATTGGGGAACTTAACACCGTCTTTCAAGAGGCTCAGGCATTGCATCCGGTTGATCAAATTGAAATATTCTGGCACACCATTTCAGAAATGGAGGATCTGATCGAGGAAGTAGGCTTGAGTACCAGCCAGATTGAAACGGCACTCAAATATTACGGCGAGGCAATTGCCAAACTCCAGCTTTCCCACACAGAGAAAAAACCGTTCTTCGATCAATTATGCGAAGCGTTTGACCAGACTCTGGGCAGTTATGGCGAGACCGTCAACGGGATCAAAACCGCGCTCGATATCATCTGTTCCGAACCGAATGATTACAAATACCTGATCAAGAAGTTCGAGAAACTTAATTCCAATGAAGCTTCCGATTGGATTGCCGGTTATTACCTGACACTTGGCGATGAAAAAGCGTATCTCAAAACCCGCACTGAGAATCTGAGGGAGGAATATCAATTCCTTGAGCTGGCTGATTTCTGGAAAGCGAAAGACGATCAGAAACAATATATCGAGACGTTGGAAAGCTGGCTCAGGCATTTGGAAAATCGCCCTCAAGCAGTTTCGCCAACCCCCTGGTTGTTTAGTTACGCGCTCTCCAAACCAGATGGGGTGCTCAAGCGGCTGGCTGATCACTATGAAGAGAAAGGAGATACGGTAAATCTGGTTCGGATTTTCCTGGCGATGGCCCGCTGGAGCCGTACCTCGCTGGAGTTGTATCAACTTCTCAAACGCGAAGCCTCCAAACTCGGTACCTGGTCGGATGCGCGGGCGAAATTTTTTGAATTTGCCAAATCAGACTTAGAGACTCAGGCTCGGATTCATCTGGAAGAGCAAAACTGGTCAGAAGCACTTGGCGTGGCCCAATCAGCCCAGCATCACGAATCACTCAAAGTTCTGGTCGCGGATGGCATCAAGCACCACCTCCCCAAAGAAGCCATTGCCCTCTATGAAAAACTGGTCACGGAGTACATTGGCCGCCAGAAACGTGAAGGCTACCACACCGCCGCCACCTATGCTGAAAAGATGAAAGGTGTTTACCTGACGGTGTTAAAGGACCAGACCACCTGGAAAACCTGGATTGCAAAGCTGCGAGAAGAAAACAAACGACGTCCGGCGCTGCAGGATGAATTCCGGAAGTTGTAG